The Cydia pomonella isolate Wapato2018A chromosome 13, ilCydPomo1, whole genome shotgun sequence genome segment CTTTTGTGATAACGGTTTATGACAAACATGTTCTCATTTCgttaaatttaattcaattcataTTCAATTTAATCAATATTAGGggatgaaataacgcgccaaaagtatctgacatcccggataacttttccaaatatagataaatccctaaaattttcattcaaaagtatatattttacagtcttgaTTGTTCTAGATATAAAACCATCActgtttgttaagttattacagaatggtagatacttttgagaccttgtttgatccgctacttttgatgctggctGTACCTATTCAATTTATCGTAGCAAGATAGAACGAGTAAGTATTGCTGTCTCTTTCATCTATGGCAATGAGTTTAACCGAGAGTCTCCGAGAGATGAGAGTAACCGATATTATATCGCCACCATAAAATTTCGTTCTCTCTTTTTACCGGTTAGGGCcttaaacgatttttttagtTCGCGTTCCATCAATTAACTGGTTTTTAATGAAAGATAAAATATAACTGTTTTGGAACGATATTAACAGGTATTTCaataccggttccgagccctggttGAGTCCTTTATCGCGATATACCTACAGCCTAATAATATTGTCTGTCGGATAAGGTAAATAAATTAGACAGTTACCGCATTGAAATCATGTTCATGCTCAACTTCCATGGGCATGAGCTGATGATGAAGGCGCGGCCGGTTCATGACTTCAGGGAGAGAGCTGCCCTCGAGGATGGTGTTTATCACTGTCTGAAATAGGAAAAAGTAAGATCATTAGATATCATAGTTCCCATTATTACTACGTGATATAGGTATTATACTCAGGCTTAGCAAACTAAGTATCATTGACTAGTTTATATAACTATGGTCGAGAATAGTACGTCTTAAATTaggaacaataattattattgtaacaCATAATAAGTACTAGTGGATACACAAGTCACAATAGCAGCATGAAATTCATAACATACTAAATCCGAACAATTCAAATGTTAAGTATTTCATTTACGTCGTACACGTAATCCGATGTTACCGAATATAAGAATACATTTTGCTTCACGCTTTATTTACAAATTTCATGGTGAGATCTCCATTCATGCAATGGTAGTTATTGTAAGTAGGTGAATAACCTTGTTTGATGTAGCGTGCTAAATATGTCCGGTGGTTTATCAATATGGAAGGAAAGTTATTCAAATGTCTAGATGTACCGTATAAACGCTAAGATGAGAGAGAGTAGGtacatcttcctcgcgttgtcccggcgttttgccaaggctcatgggatcctggggtccgcttggcaactaacgTTGGCaggggacggcggcatgccgtACGCGAAGTTTGGCTCTAAAGCAACTTGCGTATAGTAGAAAATCACTACTTCCGCCGGCGGCCCCCAGTACCAAATCAACTCCCCTGGCTATTTCAGCACGATACTGGGCACCATGGAACTcaggggctgtagccccggcgCTAACGTAGCTAATAGTTATTTACCATCGCAACTTGGGTCGTGATCTTGCTTCCACCGGCAGCCCCAATACCAAATCAATTTCCCCTCGCTGTTTCAGCACAATGCAGGGGATGTAGCCCCGGCGTTAACGTGGCATTAGCTATTAAGTCACTTACCATCGCAACTTGGGTAGTTATCTTGGTTCCACCTGCGGCCCCCAGTATCAGATCGACTTCACCTCGCTGATTGAGCACGATGCTGGGCACCATGGAACTCAGGGGCTGCAGACCCGGCGCTAACATGTTGGCGGGCGACGGCGGCATGCCGTACGCCGACTCGTGGCTTGGGATCGCGAAGTCGTCCATCTCATTGTTCAGCATTATGCCGAGGCTTGTTGATCGGCGCTGGCTGCCCCAACTGTGCAGGAGAAATGCATTATTAGGacagtttgatatttcttctcTGTTCGGAAAATTAGTTATATTAGAACACTTATGGGATTAACTCTGTGTCTGCTTGTCTGCCAGCCATAGTCATAAGAATATTTGTGGTAATACTTACTTCTTTCCACAATATTCAATTTTTCTAAACTTATTCTATTCTAGACATTGCTCTAACATCGGGCAGTATGCAGATCTACACCATGCCGAGCTCCCTCCTGTCTTTTTGCTTTTGATATGCAAGTTAATCTTATTTATCAGTTCTAGCTCACATGTAATTAAGAGTGCTATTGTTCGCGCCATCGAACAGCGCGCCATAGTGTCTCAAGTCGAAAGAACGTGTGTCATTCATATAACTCACATGTAGTTGATGGTGCTTGTGGCAGCGACGGCGCTGCCATCCGGAGCTATAACGACGATCTGCGCAGTGCCGTGGTCGTCGGCGCCCTCGAACAGCGCACCGTAGTGCCTCCAGTCGTTGAAAGTGTGATCGTCGTTCACTTGGTCGCGGAAGGCGCGGGCCCAGTCGGCATCGGACAGGTTGCGTTCCAGCTGAAATGAAATAGATACCAGTTTATTTTATGTCATTCATATCTCTGACGTTCGAACTTAATGTTTTAATGAAGTCTCACACGGTTCCTGGCATTTTTTGCATGATGCAGGTAAGAATAATAAACATCTTTAAGTACATGCTACATATTCGGTCAGACATAGGTACTTCATTTGAGGTTATATCCAAAATATCCAAAAGTTTGGATTCTCagtgaataattaaataatttatatagtcGTTCTTTTATACATAGGTACCCCAGGTAGGTACATCAGGTAATATGTCAAAAATCAGCAGATCTAAGTAGGTATTATCCACGTAGAAATACCAGCGCGTGAAAATCATACAAAATTAATCGAAGAATTCTCGAAGGCTGGAGATATAAATACTGTAGGCAGAAAACAAAGACCTactacaaagagcatataatcactacgttttaaccTACTACGTCATTTTCTCTgtcaaatatgttttttgtatgttaCCTCAGTGACGGAATAGGTGAGGTCGGATCGTGAAGCGTCCCCGAGGCCAGTGCGCTTGGCGTACGCGTACTTGAAGGCCTCGATGACGCGATGGTAGTAGAGGCCGGAGGCCTGCGGCGCGGCCTCGCCACCGACCCACCCGGCCAGCATGTTGAGGATGAACGCTAGCACGGAGCCGGAGCCGGGCAGCGGCACCGAATACAGCGTGTGCTGATCGGACAGCTTCACCGATATTGGCTCTTGCCACTGCACCCTATGGACAGACCATTGTTAATTAAATTGTGATAAATACTAGAATTGAAAGCTGACCTAATAAATATAGATTAGATTGCATGATCGTTTGACAAGGTTTAATGGTTGTTGTCAAATGCCACCATGGTTGTTTTCATTAATCATTTTAATCAGCTATATGTGTTGAAGTCTAGTTAAAGGTCCCACAATGTTTCCTAACGTGaaaaaattatgtattaagGTGCCACTTTTTCGCTTACAATAAGGACGAgaatctttatacgaataaactGTCAacgcgtccttatggcaagcgacaaagtgggactttttgcttggaaacgacacataTTTCAATGCCAATTATTTTCTTCCTCGTTATTCTTCAATGCTTAATGACTGACGAACTGTTATGAGAAGTTTACGCTACTTTATTGAATACATATAGTCTTCGAGGCGAATACGAAGAACAGTGTGGAACTAAGGGGCGGTTAACTTATTTCGAGTTTCGTCTAGGccgatcaaatataacttttcgggattatttacaaaatatgtacaatcaccgacagatacatcggagcggccaaggtgctcagaaatatctgaacacgcctctattatcaaggcaCTGGAGGCAGCTCCAGTATACCTGACGGCGACTGTGCCAAAGTTTAAAAGAATAAATTTTAGCGgcataagtttaaaataatacattttattttatcttatcttaaagtAAGACCAAAATTCTTTGGAAATATGTGGTGGATAGCCTTTTAACATCAAAAATGCGCCAAATAAgttcgctttcaaaaaatcattacgtgctttctttactagcagaatgaaagattcttaatgtatttatttattagcttcataaaatatgtatgtatcgtcttttttttttaattttattttagacatAGTATAGcatgtttatgtttgtttttttttgctgttgtaattgtagcaccgctcacaATCAAATCACAATCGCgtccgtatctttttttacattgtaactTGGAAGTAAGATTTTTTCACAGGTTTAAGGAACTGTAGACCTGagaatatgattttaatttaaactcgaTACCTCCATGCGCGTTCCCGAggtaaagggtcttgacagacaaacggacgaacggacggacagacaaatgagatgtttttattttacttattgcaAGAGATTCATTTCTCGAGCATTCTCGAGAAATTGAGTTTTTCTTCCCGTCTCGACAAAggacaaatttctcgagatttctcgcctcacattctcgagcagaaaccctagtcaaaaatttactttttggTTCTTCCG includes the following:
- the LOC133524169 gene encoding glutathione hydrolase 1 proenzyme-like isoform X3 → MGLGGGFLATVYDANTRRVRVINARERAPLATTLNMYDNASSTVGGLAIAVPGELRGYGELYRVYGRLPWAELVRPTAELCRKGHRVTEYMGRVLGTYSDRIKAQPSMSELYVNPATNEVYKEGDTIVEPTLARTLDVIAAEGPEAMHNGSLTAALVRDIERFGGIITEEDMREYRVQWQEPISVKLSDQHTLYSVPLPGSGSVLAFILNMLAGWVGGEAAPQASGLYYHRVIEAFKYAYAKRTGLGDASRSDLTYSVTELERNLSDADWARAFRDQVNDDHTFNDWRHYGALFEGADDHGTAQIVVIAPDGSAVAATSTINYIWGSQRRSTSLGIMLNNEMDDFAIPSHESAYGMPPSPANMLAPGLQPLSSMVPSIVLNQRGEVDLILGAAGGTKITTQVAMTVINTILEGSSLPEVMNRPRLHHQLMPMEVEHEHDFNADIIKALRSKNHSTTELGRTAGFAAMVGAQRDGDGYFVPNTDRRRVGSIDGF